One part of the Haemophilus parainfluenzae genome encodes these proteins:
- the ispA gene encoding (2E,6E)-farnesyl diphosphate synthase: MSYQFGTELKQVQDRINQFLANQFEEIDAYNAPLRDAMKYGLLLGGKRVRPFLVYATGKMLGAEMSALDYAAAAIEAIHAYSLIHDDLPAMDNDELRRGQPTCHIAFDEATAILAGDALQAFAFEILTEAPSLSAEQKLQLVKVLAQASGVQGMCLGQSLDLISEHKQVNLAELELIHRNKTGALLTAALKLGFICSPHFENKELEQQLERYSQAIGLAFQVQDDILDIEGNSAEIGKPVGSDLGLDKSTYPKLLGLEGAKQKAQELYQTALHELDNLPFDTTALRALAEFIVNRKS; this comes from the coding sequence AGTTTTTAGCCAATCAATTTGAAGAAATTGACGCTTATAATGCCCCTTTGCGTGATGCCATGAAATATGGCTTATTGCTAGGCGGTAAACGTGTTCGTCCTTTCCTTGTCTATGCAACGGGTAAAATGCTGGGAGCTGAAATGTCCGCTTTAGATTACGCGGCCGCAGCCATTGAAGCTATTCACGCCTATTCTTTAATCCATGATGATTTGCCTGCAATGGATAACGATGAACTTCGTCGAGGTCAACCAACTTGTCATATCGCTTTTGATGAAGCGACGGCCATTTTAGCTGGCGATGCATTACAAGCTTTTGCCTTTGAAATTCTTACTGAAGCCCCTTCTCTTTCTGCTGAACAAAAATTGCAATTAGTGAAAGTCTTAGCTCAAGCATCTGGCGTACAAGGCATGTGTTTAGGGCAAAGTTTAGATTTAATTTCAGAGCACAAACAAGTTAATTTAGCCGAATTAGAACTTATTCATCGCAACAAAACTGGTGCATTGCTAACAGCCGCATTAAAACTGGGTTTTATCTGTTCGCCTCACTTTGAAAACAAAGAATTAGAGCAACAACTAGAACGTTATTCACAAGCTATTGGTTTAGCTTTCCAAGTGCAAGATGACATTTTAGATATTGAAGGTAACAGTGCCGAAATCGGTAAACCGGTGGGTTCTGATTTAGGTTTAGATAAAAGCACTTATCCAAAGCTGTTAGGGTTAGAGGGCGCGAAACAAAAAGCACAAGAACTCTATCAAACCGCCTTACATGAATTAGACAATTTACCTTTTGATACCACTGCATTGCGTGCATTAGCTGAATTTATTGTCAATCGTAAAAGTTAA